The proteins below come from a single Candidatus Bathyarchaeota archaeon genomic window:
- a CDS encoding prenyltransferase codes for MSQNAALNLLRVIRLHIVAGGALAFTLGALLGLAGGGSFNPYVAVLFYLMVLLGDLSTHYSNDYFDVEQDRAVESKKFFMGKRILVKHPSLLRQARQIALVLLAASILLAALAYAFKVASAELLLIVVAANLLGWFYSATPLRLVCRGLGEAAIALAAGFAIPATGYLATRGQLDGLFWLFALPFVLYGFMLALSLEAPDIEVDRKNHRRSLGARRGIRVVYLAVLAAAAGAFLWLLFCGYLLGDVQLWFWVAAALAAVPLAAAAMGYYVGIKANKPDAFSAVCIFSLFIFNALMVAYFALVSL; via the coding sequence ATGAGCCAAAATGCAGCTTTAAACCTGCTTAGGGTTATTCGGCTACATATCGTGGCGGGCGGAGCTTTAGCCTTCACGTTAGGGGCGCTTTTGGGGCTTGCAGGCGGAGGAAGCTTCAACCCCTATGTGGCGGTGCTCTTCTACTTGATGGTGCTTCTGGGGGATTTATCGACGCATTACAGCAACGACTACTTCGACGTCGAACAGGACAGAGCGGTCGAATCAAAAAAGTTTTTCATGGGAAAACGAATCCTCGTCAAACATCCCAGCCTGCTGCGTCAAGCACGCCAAATAGCCCTGGTTCTGCTTGCCGCCTCAATCCTGCTGGCTGCCCTCGCCTACGCCTTTAAAGTAGCCTCCGCGGAGCTGCTGCTTATCGTGGTTGCCGCGAATTTGTTGGGCTGGTTTTACTCTGCCACGCCGCTTAGGCTGGTCTGCAGGGGGTTAGGTGAAGCCGCGATTGCCCTAGCGGCGGGGTTTGCCATACCCGCCACCGGTTACCTTGCGACGCGGGGACAACTGGATGGGCTGTTCTGGCTCTTTGCGCTGCCCTTTGTGCTCTACGGATTCATGCTTGCCCTAAGCCTTGAAGCCCCCGATATAGAGGTTGACCGAAAAAACCATAGACGCAGCCTAGGCGCCCGAAGAGGCATACGCGTGGTTTACCTTGCGGTTTTAGCTGCTGCCGCCGGCGCGTTTCTGTGGCTGCTCTTCTGCGGCTACCTGCTGGGGGACGTGCAGCTTTGGTTTTGGGTGGCTGCGGCTCTTGCAGCTGTGCCCTTGGCCGCGGCGGCTATGGGATATTATGTTGGAATTAAAGCCAACAAACCAGATGCCTTTAGCGCAGTGTGCATCTTTTCGCTGTTCATCTTCAATGCATTGATGGTTGCTTATTTTGCCCTGGTTAGCTTGTAA
- a CDS encoding UbiA family prenyltransferase, which produces MSEKIRAYVDLLRLHFFFVWPVLFSAGLFVGFTFNGGFSWTLILQAVLIAFLGFEAGLVLNDIVDANLDKKELPEDKRLTKYWRPFGERPLAQGLISPRNAALLFFVLVAATIAVIVTLPYPHSLYVFALMAACYGLEVFYQVKKRNEQFPFAQLLGRVDFALFLVAGYLVVGTPDVYALALFLFFYPLALAHLGVNDLVDVANDKAKGMNTPPTLYGMNATAYWVLGFTVVHFAFAVVFLYFLGSYLAVGGFAISFGLLTVANILVLRGKDAASALKALPMLHLSMLIYAITIIASFALPLPF; this is translated from the coding sequence ATGAGCGAAAAAATCAGGGCTTACGTGGATTTGCTGCGGCTCCACTTCTTTTTCGTTTGGCCAGTGCTCTTCTCAGCGGGGCTCTTTGTGGGCTTCACCTTTAATGGCGGTTTTAGCTGGACGCTGATTCTGCAGGCGGTTCTGATTGCCTTCTTAGGCTTCGAAGCCGGGCTGGTCCTCAACGACATCGTAGACGCTAACCTTGACAAGAAAGAGTTGCCTGAGGATAAGCGGTTAACTAAGTATTGGCGTCCCTTCGGCGAGCGCCCGCTGGCTCAAGGATTGATTTCGCCCCGCAACGCCGCGTTGCTCTTCTTTGTGCTCGTCGCCGCCACCATAGCCGTCATAGTCACCTTGCCCTATCCGCATAGCCTCTACGTGTTTGCCCTGATGGCAGCTTGTTATGGACTGGAGGTTTTCTATCAGGTAAAGAAGCGAAACGAGCAGTTCCCCTTTGCGCAGCTGCTTGGACGCGTGGATTTTGCGCTTTTCCTCGTCGCAGGCTACCTGGTCGTAGGCACCCCCGACGTCTATGCGCTGGCGCTGTTCCTCTTCTTCTATCCGCTGGCGCTGGCTCATCTGGGAGTTAACGACCTCGTCGACGTAGCCAACGATAAAGCCAAAGGCATGAATACGCCGCCTACCCTCTACGGCATGAACGCGACTGCCTACTGGGTTTTAGGCTTCACCGTGGTCCACTTTGCCTTCGCGGTGGTTTTCCTCTACTTTTTGGGCAGTTATCTTGCAGTCGGCGGGTTTGCAATAAGTTTCGGTTTGCTTACGGTGGCTAACATTTTGGTTTTAAGGGGCAAGGACGCTGCGTCTGCTCTTAAAGCGTTGCCGATGCTGCATCTTTCCATGCTGATCTACGCTATAACCATAATTGCAAGCTTCGCCCTGCCCTTGCCCTTCTAA